Sequence from the Torulaspora delbrueckii CBS 1146 chromosome 5, complete genome genome:
TATGGCTGGTAGCAAATTGATTCAGCCACATATCGAGGCTTCTTCACTTTATATGAGTGCCATGGAGGATTCAAAGATGGACCCTTCAAAAGCGGTAGAACCGAAGGGAGAGGAGCCGGTACTGCTTGACATGATTCTACTGGATCACTTAAATATAACTTTCGAAGGCCTTTCTTCCATCGATGATCTCAGCGTGAGAAACTTTGCCATCAAATCTAAAGTActtgatttgaaattgcacAATGTTTTGGATTTGAATGATTTTGTCTTTGAATTATTAATACAAGCAATACAACGTTACGACCAAGATGGTGCATCGCAAACGACTTCTTTACCGGGCTACAAGAGGTTTCAGAAGGAACAACAAGCCACATCAGAAATGCTTGATCTTTGTTCAATCGAGCTGGGGCAGATAAATGTGGAGCTTTCAGATATCGTGagtttttcattgaaagacGTGAGCTTAGAATTACACGCAAATGGGGTACAATCTTTTTCGGTCAACGCAATCGAGCTAAATGGTGAACTAATGTCGCCTGCATCCGCATCTGCTCCTATAATACGTGGAAAGTTAACAAGCCAAGAGCTTGTAATAGCCGTGCTGCATTCAACATGTTTGAAATTAAATATACAGATattgaaaactttgacGTCCACATTTAGGCGTACACAGGAGGTGTTTTCCTTAATGGTAGAGAAGCATGTAGTCAAAAGACATTCAAAGGTAAGGGATCACAATCAGACCAAAATCACAGTTCAATCCGAGCCGCTCTCCGTTTCCCTGATCTTAGACAATTAtattttgttgatgaatacAGGTCCGGTAACCAGTGATTTGACTACAAATATTTTTGAGACAAAATCGATTAGAATAGAACGGCATACAAGCAATGAGAAGAACACTCTGATAGATTGCAGAGAAATCTCGATTGTAGGTTCCAGATCAAGGGTCCAGATCAACTCATATGACGAGAGCTTCAAGGATGCATTACTTACTAGTAAGTTTGTATGCAAGGTCAATGAGATtatcttcgaagaagatcaCAAAGTTTTGCAGAGTATTTTTTCTGATCTCAGCAAACTTACTGACGTCTTCATGGAAGATTCTAATGAACACAAGGAAGCATCCAGGAAAATGAGTATGAAGAAGAGTGTACGAATTTTGCAGTCCTCGAGTGTTTTGTACAGACATACCGAACTTGCAGCGTTCGCACTCATAATAGATTCGATTGAAGTTACAGTGAGGAATTTCATAAAAAGAGAGTTTGGAAGTTTACAGCTGACCGCCGGTAACATTTTACTCGCAATGACGGAGGACGATGGTGTTATCTCCTTCTGCAAGAAGCTCTCATGTAGAAGAGTGACATCTAGTACGTCTGAAATATTTATTGAGCCAATAAGGTTGAATAACGAAGAAAGACCGTTAATCTTTTTTTACAGGAAAAGTGGTGGTAAAATCAAAGTGAGGGTCAAGAATCTGTCCTTTTGTTACTATGCAAAATGGCTGTGGGTTCTGCGAACAACGGAAACCGGGGCGAAATCAGAAAACACTGAAGAAATAATATCTGAGCAACCCTGGGAATTGAAGTTAATTGACTGCTCAATCATTCTTCGTCCGTCCAGGTTAAACGCTGCCCTAGCTGTGGTAATTGATAATTTGACATGTTCAGCAAAGAGCTTCAAGCCgcagatgaagagcatCGTGAAAAGTGGATCGCTAATGCtaattgatgatttttgCAATATCAAATCGCCGTCGGAAAGGTGCTGGCCATCGCTCCCTTCACTTTATGCACATCAAGGATTCTCGGCTAttggaaggtttgaaaCACTTAATGCTAGAATCAATGAGGCCAATTCAGTCGTTTCGCTGAAGGTAGCGTTGCAAACTATTGGTTTGTCGCTTTGTGCAGATTCGGCGCACACATTAACTCAACTTTGCATAGATCTCAAATATCCGCTCACGTTCCCAGATAACGAGAAATACAACTACAACGAGGCGGGGCCCGTTGATGTCTTTCAGTCTGTTGATccagattttttcaattctttgcaCATACAGGAAGAATCCCGATTCCACGGTGACGATGACATAGTTAATATTGATGATGCTCATGAGTGGGATGCTGATGAGCTCAGCGTTGGGCACTCCTCCTACGACTCAAATAGTCCAAAGATAGAAGTGCAGGAGGCTTATTTAGATCTGGCACAAGAGCTAAGAGCGACTCCTCCTCATGAGGATATGCCTTCCATAGATATAAGGTTTGGATTGGAGGTTGAGAGAGTGGTGTTCAAGCTGTTCGATGGTTACGACTGGAAATTCACAAGAAAATCGATATCACGGACAATTGATCAGGTagatcaagagatcaaagcGTTTGGGGAAGAACCATCTAACGCAAGTGGCCAATTGGGCATGACAGTATTTGATTCAATTTATGTTTCTGCTAACGCGACAGATACGgttggtttgaagaagcgggtcaatgatgaaatcCAGGGCGAAGTCAGATCTTCAGTTTATGTGAGGAAAGCTAACTTGCATCCTTCCCGTCACTATAAAGTAGCAATAcagcttgaaaaggttgGCCTCAAATTCACTGGATTCGCTTTGGAGCAAACTCAAATAGATAAAGACCATACCAATCCTGATCAAGTTAATATGGCCGACCTTTCAATTAAGCGGTTTGAGATCATAGACAACGTCCCTACTTCAACTTGGAACAAATTCCTTACATTGTTGAGACACGGACAATGGCCACTGGACCGACCCATGTTACATCTCAGCCTTGCCACTTTTCGTCCTATGAGCTGCTTGATGGCAACTGAACTTACTCTGAATGTGGAAGTAGCCCCTCTGCGCCTTCATGTCGATCAAGATGCTTTAGACTTCTTGGTCAAATTTGGTGAGTTCAAGGACAATAGATTTGAATTGATTGACGAGTTCCCCGATATTCCtttcattcaaaagctGACTACAAATTCAGTCAAGCTAAAACTTGATTacaaaccaaagaaagtCGATTACTCAGGCTTAAGGTCAGGACACGCTAGTGAACTAATGAACTTTTTCATCCTTGACGGTTCAAACATAACCCTGAAAGGCCTGGAACTGTATGGAATCAATGGTTTCCCAGAGCTGAACACGGCGCTGAAGGCAATATGGACACCTGATATTACTTCGAAGCAGATTCCTGGTGTCTTGGAGGGCTTTGCTCCTATGAAATCGTTGCTCGCTCTGGGCTCAGGTGTAAAGGCACTGGTCAGCGAGCCATCGGCTGAGCTCAAGGAGGACCGACGTTTAAGAAGAGACCTCAAAAGGGGATGTAACGTCTTCGTGAGGACTACGACAGGTGATTTTGTTAGACTTGGAGCCAAACTCGCGTCAGGTACGCAAACTGTGCTTGAAAACGCAGAGCAGATGTTAGGTGGTGACGGTTCCAATGGAAGGATATACAAGACGGAAGAACCAGCATTAGACATGaatcatcttttggaagaagatcaacTGGTTGGTGGAAGTAATCCGCGAGTGAAAGGTCAGCAGCCAGCTGCACTAGTGTTAGATCCCTCCAAAGGCGACGAAGGCGAGCCCAAGATAGTCAGTCTTTACGCAGACCAACCATTGGATATCCATAAAGGTCTCGAAGAGGCTTACAACTCACTCGAAAAGCATATGCACGTAGTGTACGATGTTGTATGGAAAACCAAAGGAGAATTAAGAGACAATAAGGCAGGTGCGGCCGCCGCTGCTGTATCGGTAGCCAAAGTAGCTCCGGTTGCAATTATTAGACCGCTAATTGGAGCTACAGAAGCCGTAGCAAAGGCTTTGCAAGGTATTTCTAATCAGTTCGATAAAGAGCAGATCGACGACATCAGTGACAAATACAAGTCCCTGAAGTACAAAAGGTAACAGAAAAAGCTGGGAATTTTATGAAGCATCCATTGTATATACTATACTTCAATCACTTGCAATCGAAAATTGTCTTTTTCTTGGCGTTCGACGTATTTTATGACTTTTACCGGCGATTTTTTAAAAGCTAGATGTAAAACATCCGGAAGCTCCAAAGGTAAACAATGGTAAACTTTGCATTAAACTTTGCATTGTCACATAAAACAAGGTGAAAAGGAGACTGGATCTGATCAGTACTCGCCAGTTATAATATTGGTTGAAAGCAAAACTCTGACAGGGCCGAAAAAGAGTTCCTTGAGAGCCTACTACCGTTGGATAACAGTTACATAGAGGGAACCAGTTGGTAGGTTGAATAACTAGCATATCGATACAACTGCCACTTGCTTAAGATGCAGGTGACGCCTGAGACGCGAAACTATAGGAGTCAACACACAGTAATACAGCATTCGACTATACCATCTCAGGCAAAAGGCTCTAAGAAAGTATGCGCACGATGCCAAAAACCAATTGCTCCAGGTAGCAAAAGTGGCAAAACCACCTTAAAGGCACTTGGCAAGTATTATCATGAAGATTGCTTTACCTGCCATGACTGTGGAAGTCTCTTGAAGCCTAAGTACTTCCCTTACGAGTCACTGGAGACCAAAGAAACGTTTCTTCTATGCCAATATGATTATTTCAAGAGGCACAATCTGCTTTGCTTTGTATGTGACAATCCTCTGCGAGGGCTATACTATACGGCGTTTGGTGAGAGatacgatgaagaacattTTTCCTGTACAATCTGCTCAGCTCCTTGTGGTGTGAAGAAGTGTTTCATGTACCAGAATAAGTTGTATTGCAAATAccattttttgaaatattaCTCAAAACGCTGCAGTGGATGTAATTATCCAATCTCAGATCAGTATATCGAGTTCCCGAAAGGCGAAGAAGTATATTGCTGGCATCCAGAGTGTTATGGGATTCACAAATACTGGCATGTCAATCTATCAGCAGATACCTTGGGCTTGCCCAGCTTTCCAACTGTTCAGTATGTCAAAGGGCTTCCAGATGCTGATATCAATCCGACGCCGAAAGAACTTGATAAGCAAATGCAGGCATTTAATTCCATcttatcaagaacttgGTCCGTACTTTacagatttgaagaagaaacagcttCTTGCATATCAGATATGTTCCAATACTTAGCCagctttgatcaaattaAGGGCATTACTTCCACTGCATTATTCGTTTTAAAAATTGAATGCCTGTTCAAAGCGATTGGTTCGTTTGATTCTTTTGACAAAGAACAGCAGCTGCAAAATGACTCTCAGATACCAACCCTTTCTACACCAGAGAGCAACAACAGTTCAGAGACTGTTAATCTTAAATACAGCAAGTTCCCAAGAAACTTATCAACCAAAATCATGATATACTTGCAACTATTAAGGAAACTGAATGCTGAAGATCTGAAAGTAAACATTTCCTCATTTATGTCGGTCATTACTGGCTTAACTCattttttgaagcttctcACAAGATATGGATTGTACAGCGCACTTGAGAGAAACAAATCAGGACGTTCAATGAATGCGCTGATAAAGTTTTTACGTGAGGTCGAGAAAAACGAGATATATGAAAATGATCCATTTTCATATATAGACCTATCCATTAACGCTACAGATAACTGTGCTGCATGTGGAAAATACATACAAGAGGATTGTATTCAGTATCACGAAAAAAGGTGGCATATAACCTGCTTTTTCTGCTCTAACTGCAAGCGCAAGATTGATCCTCGAGATTTGAGTGACGCCACTTATAAtaaaattttgaagctaGTGATATGTCCCCATTGTTCCGTCGCAGACCCTGCCTCCGTTACTGGATTCAAATATGTTACCAAACTCGCACAGTTAAtattcttgttgaaaatCGCCCTCATCAGATCAAGAGCAGTAATGGAGGCTCAAATGAGGACAAAGGTGGCCAAAAACCCGGGCAGGTCCGATAGTAGCTCTATTTCGATGCAGCAGACCTATATCAGGACGCTAAACGACATCAAAAGACtgaaatcaagaagagaatacGTACGAGTGACTCACAATAAGCAAGACGCTCGTAAATCTGTTGTACTCGAAACTGGGGAGCATGATGTCAATAATGCGCCTTCGCAACAAAATAATTCATTGGTAATCCGTACAGACCCACCTCTTCCATCTGAGAACATACGTCATGACAATGTTTTCACCGACACCAAGACCTTGACTTTGGATGATATCTCGCGTATCGTCGCAGCAGAACATGCTAGAGAGCTCAGACCAAATGCATTCACatacttcaaaaagttgagagaaagtgatgatgagacGGTTGGGGTTGTTGCAAAAAAAAGCGGAGTGTATTACTCAGAACTTGATGAGAGGGAGTTGACGTTAATAAAAATGATTAATCTCTCTTTATTAACACTTGACCAGAGGATTATCACCGAAGACTTGGCTGTAACTAAATTGATACCTCCTTCACTAAAGAATGAGAAGACAGTTCCCTCAAATAGTTTCTGGTGGAAAATGAAAttcaagatgaacaagGAAGCAAAAAAGGCAGCTCCTTTGAAGGTGTTTGGTACACCGCTTGACTCGCTAACATTGAAATGGGGTGTTGAATCCGATTTGGGTGTCGGACCTGAGAAAATTAAAATACCAATAATCATAGATGAATTGATTTCCACCTTACGCCAAATGGATATGTCCGTAGAGGGTATCTTCAGGAAAAACGGTAATATAAAGAAACTAAAAAAAATGACAGCAGAGATTGACGACAATCCTGGTGGAGTGCCCGACCTCTCTAAAGAAAATGCCATTCAGTTGTCAGCATTACTGAAGAAGTTTATCAGAGAGTTACCAGATCCGTTAATGACAGCCCCCCTTTACAACATCTGGATCAATGCTGCGAAGATTGAGGCAGAGGTCGAGAAGCAAAGAGTGTTTTCGTTGGTATACAGTTTGTTACCTGTGCCTAACAGGAACGTACTCGAGGTTCTTATGTCTTTTTTATGCTGGACAGCATCTTTCTCGCATATTGAGAACGAAATGGGTTCAAAAATGGACATTCACAATTTGTCTACAGTAATAACACCCAATATACTTTATTTGCCGAATAGTGGAGTTCCAAACGTCAGTATCAACGACGTTTCGGAATCATACAATGATGCGTTTGCACAAAATGAGGGAGAGGACTACTTTTTGGCCATCGAAGTAGTAGACTACTTGATAACCCACAATGAGGATATGGGCATGGtcccaaaattttcaatggctttaCTCAAGGATATTCAAAAAGAAGGTTTAAGCGACTATGATTCTGTCAATAAGTTCATCACGTCCAAGTTGCAGAACCATGATATTGATTTCTCAGAGTTTGAAATGCAAAGAAATATTGAAATGAAGCATTCAACTTCAGTGGTGACAAAAGGTGAAGTTGTGAAATAGTAAGAGATATTCTTGCCTGCCTCCGGTCGCGGGAGGTGTTTGTAACATTATAGTGATGGATGGTATATGTAACATTAATAAAAAAAACGCTGGCCCGAATAGGCAGCGTTGAAGCACCTTTTATCATTGTAGTATGCTTGTGTTGACATAAGTTTGACTAAAATTATATGCCTTAAGAATGAAATCACAATTTAGAACTCTCCGACTCCTCTGGAGAGGTGACTGGCCATGTGTAAGGATGCTTGTCTTGCATCTGGTAGTTGTGTTTAGCTAGATActccttcaaagcctttGGTCCTCTTGAGCCATATGGATAAATTTCAGGAGTAGGTGCGTTTGGGCCctccaaaaattccagtAGTGGGGTGAATAAAGACCAACTGATCTCCAATTCATCGTCTCTGACAAAGTTAGAATGATCACCTAGTAGAGCATCCCTGATCAAGACTTCATAAGCCTCTGGAATCCAGAAGTTCTTGTATCTGCTGGAGTATGTCAAATTTAGATCGGTAACTTGTGTAGCGTTTGAAAGACCAGGAGTCTTAGCGTTGAACTTCATGTAAACTGCGGCATCTGGTTGAACTCTAATAACCAATTCGTTATTTGGAATATCCTTAAACACACCGGAAGCAACGGCTTTGTATTGTAATCTGATTTCAACCTTACCTTCATTTAGAGCCTTACCTGCTCTCATAATGATAGGAACACCATCCCAACGttcattttgaatcttgaACGCAAGAGCGGCAAAGGTGACACACTTGGAATTCTTGTCAACAGTTTCATCGTCTCTGTAACCGGGTTTACTACCATCTTCGGATTTACCGTATTGGCCCAACAAGACATCATTGTGATCGATCTTGGCCATAGCTTTCAAGACCTTGACCTTTTCATCACGTACAGATTCCGGATCAAAAGATACCGGTCTCTCCATAGTCAATAGAGTTAATACTTGTAGCAGATGGTTCTGCATGACGTCTCTAATGATACCAATGTTATCGAAGTAACCACCACGACCTTCAGTACCGAATGGTtccttgaaagagatttgaatactttgcaaattttcCTTGTTCCAAGAAGCGTTCAAAAGAGTGTTACCGAATCTTAGCACCAGAATATTTTTAACCAATTCTTTACCCAAATAATGATCAATTCTGAAAATCTCATCCTCTCTGAACAAAGGAGCCAAATCCTTTTGCAAAGCCTTGGCAGACTCCAGGTCGTGACCAAATGGTTTCTCAACAATCAAACGAGTCACACCATCGTTTGCATAGAGGTTGTTCTTGATGTGAGTAGCTACGGTGAGGAAAACACTTGGTGGCAAAGCGAAATAGAATAAACGATGAGGTTCAGAAACCTTACGTTCActctcaaactcttcaatcGACTTTCTCAATTTAACATAACCATCCGCAGTGTCATAAGCACCATGGATGTACGTAatcattttgaaaaattcctcCACTTTCGTATCATCCTCATTACCATttggtcttttcaaataagGTTCAATTCTCTCCCTCAATGCCTCATGGGACAAATCCGAACGGGCATAACCATAAATCTTAGTCGAACTATCCAAATAACCCTCTCTGAATAGACCAAACAAAGCTGGAAacgttttcttcttcgctaGATCACCAGAAGCTCCAAAGACTACAATAACGGtatctttctcaaatttaACCGGTTCAGACATCCTTATTCTactcaattccttctcgTTGACAATTAAATAAAGGAGCTATTCACTCTCTATTAAGTAAGCGTCCTTTTAAATTCAATTCCAAGGCATAGGGGTAACCGCATACGAAGATAATATTATTCACACCCATTAAGCTCAAATTCGTTGAACCGCGCCAGTAAGGCTCGATCGTAATGCGACAATGCATCGTGAATCGCATGCAGAATTAGCTAATCATTCCAGAGAGGCCCACCGCGCTGGCTAGGGCCCGCCAATTCTTATTGAATTCTGGCTGAGTTTTCGTAGAGCCACATTCGTGGCGCGTTACCAGGTATTGCCCAATGAGACGACGTCGCTGGGTTGAGCATCGATGGGGTGGAATTCGTAGTGATAAGAGAGTGTATGAGATGTGGAACGATGGTCGATTTCTTGACCCATGGTTCTGGCATCTATGTTGACCATTTCTTGTGTGTAGCGAGCATTGAGATGGTCAATTATGGCTTTTTTTCTGACTGCGTTGCTTGTGCTGTTTGATGCGGAATCCTTGCTCAGTAGACCTCCACCGTTGATACAACCTCCAGGACAGGCCATAACTTCAATGAAATCTGTGTTGGTTGGGTCTGCGATGGCGGGTTTGGTGGATGCGGACGAAGTTGCCTGCCTGTTCTTGAGAAGTCTAGGGTTGCGCGGTCTGATAGACCTCTGAGTGAGCTTGCGGACCATATTCTGAATGTTTCTAAACCCATAGAGCTCGGTAGCAGATGCTATCGTTTGTCCATTTGCCAAATCTGTAAGCCTATACTCTCTTAAGTCGCTGTTCTTGCCCTCTAATACCTGTAAAGCAGACTCTGGATATAAGTGATACATCTCGAGGATATACTGATAGGCGAAACCGCCTGAACTGCTCCCTTCATTCGAGGACCAGTGTAGGATTGGGTCCCATCCTAACGGAGATAGTGCTTTGCGAAGGGCTTGGTCCTCTGATTTGTACTGGTTTATATCAATCTGAAGTTCTTGCAACATGGTGACCACCTCTCTCGGTGTTATAACACAGTCAACTTCTTTTTCACCGTCGGGCCTCgaagcttccaatttcttatCGAAACAGGGCATGATACTCAAGTGGTACAGCTTTTCGTTGCTGGACATTTTCAGTAGCGATCCTGTAATCTGTTGTGGTGATTTCACGTTTAAGAGGTATGGTACCAATTCTGGCTTAGTCTTTTCGGCATACAACACAAATCCGGGACATACAGCACTCAGTTTAGGTTTCTTTGCTAGTTCTCCTTGCTGTTTTAGACTGATAAGTTCTTGATTACTGCGACTTATTGTTAGATTCCGACCCATCTGGGTACCGACAAAGTATCTGCAACCAAAATACACCTTGAACAGATTCAAAAGTGTCAAATCAAGCGTTTCCAACGTCAGACCATAGTAGTCGGCCAAAGATATCCTACTTTGAGGTGATATACTCACAGCAAGTTGACGCTCATCGCGCAAATTCTTCCAAGCTTCAACAAACACCGTGTGGCTTTGCCTACTCAGCAGGATCTCTTCACTAGATGTAATACACCCTGCACATGCCAGACAGTCCTGTAAACTGATGGACACTTTTTCCAGCTCGCTTGCTTCTTTGCCGACCTCGATTTCTGTCGTCTGTTCTTCGTTCACTTTCTTTACCTCAGTGGGCTTCACACACGCCAAACCGGGACTTATGAAATCGTTCAAGTCTTGCTCAGATAGTAATGCACTCATTTAGACCTGAACAGCTTTATCTATATGTTTTAAGCCTTTGAGGAGCTTCTGAACTTGTTGTTTAGgtgtttttttttcataTTTTCGATGGAATACATAATACAAGATAGAAAGTCCGACCCTCTTCAGCTTGAGAATCTCTGATTCACGCTAGTTGAAGGTCCCAGCCTGATGAAGCGGCACTGCCCAGGATCACGGCATTGGTCTTTAGCATAGTTGTAACGGTGTTCTATTTCCGACAACGCCAGCATTTTACAACCAAAAATGTGTCATCACATAATCTGCGTTAATTCTTTGCATTTTCTGTGTTATCAGTGGATGCAGAGTTTCATAACCTTTTGGAGTCATTGACACATTCAGTGCCCCCAGGGTTATCACTTGCCAGCCATCAAACCTACTACCTTTTCTACGTGTGATATTGATCGATTTGGCACCCAAAGGCCCCAGCCAACGTCCTACTTTTCGGAATATATAAGGTACCATAGAGGCCGCCCTTTCTTGtaaaaagtttcatcaactGTCAGTAAATAAGAAAAGTATAAAACATGGCATCAATTGACATTAACAATCTCAACTCCTGGGACAAAGAATTCAAGACTGATCTATCCCACCAATTGGCTAGCacagttttgaaaaatgatgacgCAAACACTATTTTGTTGAACAGGTCCCGTTTATTGGAACAAGATTTGAGAGTCTTTAACACTGCAATTTC
This genomic interval carries:
- the ATG2 gene encoding Atg2p (similar to Saccharomyces cerevisiae ATG2 (YNL242W); ancestral locus Anc_2.1), with the translated sequence MSFWLPQNLQKRLLLYAVQQVSVLSNVDLSNLHVSLGSSSQFTFDDLELAVDSMNVPGFEVKSGTIDHLDLQLTVSGGVGIKGRGLLFELKPKLSEQGSPFSLAKSIQDLTNSIIQLPDVSTEMSGPNDLPEGITASSSSASSSGEDDGAHTVGKLESMRNKLLNVALSQLTITFDDIKARLFLEDHTVIELSLGTIDFQTERTSLRRVSITDFRASQFKREDTKDEVHSDADDMAGSKLIQPHIEASSLYMSAMEDSKMDPSKAVEPKGEEPVLLDMILLDHLNITFEGLSSIDDLSVRNFAIKSKVLDLKLHNVLDLNDFVFELLIQAIQRYDQDGASQTTSLPGYKRFQKEQQATSEMLDLCSIELGQINVELSDIVSFSLKDVSLELHANGVQSFSVNAIELNGELMSPASASAPIIRGKLTSQELVIAVLHSTCLKLNIQILKTLTSTFRRTQEVFSLMVEKHVVKRHSKVRDHNQTKITVQSEPLSVSLILDNYILLMNTGPVTSDLTTNIFETKSIRIERHTSNEKNTLIDCREISIVGSRSRVQINSYDESFKDALLTSKFVCKVNEIIFEEDHKVLQSIFSDLSKLTDVFMEDSNEHKEASRKMSMKKSVRILQSSSVLYRHTELAAFALIIDSIEVTVRNFIKREFGSLQLTAGNILLAMTEDDGVISFCKKLSCRRVTSSTSEIFIEPIRLNNEERPLIFFYRKSGGKIKVRVKNLSFCYYAKWLWVLRTTETGAKSENTEEIISEQPWELKLIDCSIILRPSRLNAALAVVIDNLTCSAKSFKPQMKSIVKSGSLMLIDDFCNIKSPSERCWPSLPSLYAHQGFSAIGRFETLNARINEANSVVSLKVALQTIGLSLCADSAHTLTQLCIDLKYPLTFPDNEKYNYNEAGPVDVFQSVDPDFFNSLHIQEESRFHGDDDIVNIDDAHEWDADELSVGHSSYDSNSPKIEVQEAYLDLAQELRATPPHEDMPSIDIRFGLEVERVVFKLFDGYDWKFTRKSISRTIDQVDQEIKAFGEEPSNASGQLGMTVFDSIYVSANATDTVGLKKRVNDEIQGEVRSSVYVRKANLHPSRHYKVAIQLEKVGLKFTGFALEQTQIDKDHTNPDQVNMADLSIKRFEIIDNVPTSTWNKFLTLLRHGQWPLDRPMLHLSLATFRPMSCLMATELTLNVEVAPLRLHVDQDALDFLVKFGEFKDNRFELIDEFPDIPFIQKLTTNSVKLKLDYKPKKVDYSGLRSGHASELMNFFILDGSNITLKGLELYGINGFPELNTALKAIWTPDITSKQIPGVLEGFAPMKSLLALGSGVKALVSEPSAELKEDRRLRRDLKRGCNVFVRTTTGDFVRLGAKLASGTQTVLENAEQMLGGDGSNGRIYKTEEPALDMNHLLEEDQLVGGSNPRVKGQQPAALVLDPSKGDEGEPKIVSLYADQPLDIHKGLEEAYNSLEKHMHVVYDVVWKTKGELRDNKAGAAAAAVSVAKVAPVAIIRPLIGATEAVAKALQGISNQFDKEQIDDISDKYKSLKYKR
- the LRG1 gene encoding GTPase-activating protein LRG1 (similar to Saccharomyces cerevisiae LRG1 (YDL240W); ancestral locus Anc_2.2), which translates into the protein MQVTPETRNYRSQHTVIQHSTIPSQAKGSKKVCARCQKPIAPGSKSGKTTLKALGKYYHEDCFTCHDCGSLLKPKYFPYESLETKETFLLCQYDYFKRHNLLCFVCDNPLRGLYYTAFGERYDEEHFSCTICSAPCGVKKCFMYQNKLYCKYHFLKYYSKRCSGCNYPISDQYIEFPKGEEVYCWHPECYGIHKYWHVNLSADTLGLPSFPTVQYVKGLPDADINPTPKELDKQMQAFNSILSRTWSVLYRFEEETASCISDMFQYLASFDQIKGITSTALFVLKIECLFKAIGSFDSFDKEQQLQNDSQIPTLSTPESNNSSETVNLKYSKFPRNLSTKIMIYLQLLRKLNAEDLKVNISSFMSVITGLTHFLKLLTRYGLYSALERNKSGRSMNALIKFLREVEKNEIYENDPFSYIDLSINATDNCAACGKYIQEDCIQYHEKRWHITCFFCSNCKRKIDPRDLSDATYNKILKLVICPHCSVADPASVTGFKYVTKLAQLIFLLKIALIRSRAVMEAQMRTKVAKNPGRSDSSSISMQQTYIRTLNDIKRLKSRREYVRVTHNKQDARKSVVLETGEHDVNNAPSQQNNSLVIRTDPPLPSENIRHDNVFTDTKTLTLDDISRIVAAEHARELRPNAFTYFKKLRESDDETVGVVAKKSGVYYSELDERELTLIKMINLSLLTLDQRIITEDLAVTKLIPPSLKNEKTVPSNSFWWKMKFKMNKEAKKAAPLKVFGTPLDSLTLKWGVESDLGVGPEKIKIPIIIDELISTLRQMDMSVEGIFRKNGNIKKLKKMTAEIDDNPGGVPDLSKENAIQLSALLKKFIRELPDPLMTAPLYNIWINAAKIEAEVEKQRVFSLVYSLLPVPNRNVLEVLMSFLCWTASFSHIENEMGSKMDIHNLSTVITPNILYLPNSGVPNVSINDVSESYNDAFAQNEGEDYFLAIEVVDYLITHNEDMGMVPKFSMALLKDIQKEGLSDYDSVNKFITSKLQNHDIDFSEFEMQRNIEMKHSTSVVTKGEVVK
- the ZWF1 gene encoding glucose-6-phosphate dehydrogenase (similar to Saccharomyces cerevisiae ZWF1 (YNL241C); ancestral locus Anc_2.3), with product MSEPVKFEKDTVIVVFGASGDLAKKKTFPALFGLFREGYLDSSTKIYGYARSDLSHEALRERIEPYLKRPNGNEDDTKVEEFFKMITYIHGAYDTADGYVKLRKSIEEFESERKVSEPHRLFYFALPPSVFLTVATHIKNNLYANDGVTRLIVEKPFGHDLESAKALQKDLAPLFREDEIFRIDHYLGKELVKNILVLRFGNTLLNASWNKENLQSIQISFKEPFGTEGRGGYFDNIGIIRDVMQNHLLQVLTLLTMERPVSFDPESVRDEKVKVLKAMAKIDHNDVLLGQYGKSEDGSKPGYRDDETVDKNSKCVTFAALAFKIQNERWDGVPIIMRAGKALNEGKVEIRLQYKAVASGVFKDIPNNELVIRVQPDAAVYMKFNAKTPGLSNATQVTDLNLTYSSRYKNFWIPEAYEVLIRDALLGDHSNFVRDDELEISWSLFTPLLEFLEGPNAPTPEIYPYGSRGPKALKEYLAKHNYQMQDKHPYTWPVTSPEESESSKL
- the NAR1 gene encoding iron-sulfur cluster assembly protein NAR1 (similar to Saccharomyces cerevisiae NAR1 (YNL240C); ancestral locus Anc_2.4), with amino-acid sequence MSALLSEQDLNDFISPGLACVKPTEVKKVNEEQTTEIEVGKEASELEKVSISLQDCLACAGCITSSEEILLSRQSHTVFVEAWKNLRDERQLAVSISPQSRISLADYYGLTLETLDLTLLNLFKVYFGCRYFVGTQMGRNLTISRSNQELISLKQQGELAKKPKLSAVCPGFVLYAEKTKPELVPYLLNVKSPQQITGSLLKMSSNEKLYHLSIMPCFDKKLEASRPDGEKEVDCVITPREVVTMLQELQIDINQYKSEDQALRKALSPLGWDPILHWSSNEGSSSGGFAYQYILEMYHLYPESALQVLEGKNSDLREYRLTDLANGQTIASATELYGFRNIQNMVRKLTQRSIRPRNPRLLKNRQATSSASTKPAIADPTNTDFIEVMACPGGCINGGGLLSKDSASNSTSNAVRKKAIIDHLNARYTQEMVNIDARTMGQEIDHRSTSHTLSYHYEFHPIDAQPSDVVSLGNTW